One genomic window of Halobellus limi includes the following:
- a CDS encoding TATA-box-binding protein: MSAPADSIEIQNVVASTGIGQELDLEALAEDLPGADFNPDNFPGLVYRTQEPKAAALIFRSGKIVCTGAKSIDDVHEALGIIFEKLRGLSIPVDEDPEITVQNIVSSADLGHNLNLNALAIGLGLEDVEYEPEQFPGLVYRMDEPEVVILLFGSGKIVITGGKRTDDAKTAVEEIVKRIDDLGLLG, translated from the coding sequence ATGAGTGCGCCGGCAGATTCAATCGAGATTCAGAACGTTGTCGCATCGACCGGTATCGGCCAAGAGCTCGATCTCGAGGCCCTCGCCGAGGACCTGCCCGGAGCGGATTTCAACCCGGACAACTTTCCCGGCCTCGTCTATCGGACTCAGGAGCCGAAGGCGGCGGCGCTCATCTTCCGATCGGGGAAGATCGTCTGCACGGGCGCAAAGAGCATCGACGACGTCCACGAGGCGCTCGGGATCATCTTCGAGAAGCTCCGCGGCCTGAGCATTCCCGTCGACGAGGACCCCGAGATCACCGTCCAGAACATCGTCTCCAGCGCGGATCTGGGACACAACCTGAACCTGAACGCGCTCGCGATCGGTCTCGGCCTCGAAGACGTCGAGTACGAACCCGAGCAGTTCCCGGGCCTCGTGTACCGGATGGACGAACCCGAGGTCGTCATCCTGCTCTTCGGCTCCGGAAAGATCGTCATCACCGGGGGCAAGCGAACCGACGACGCGAAGACCGCAGTCGAGGAGATCGTAAAGCGGATCGACGACCTGGGTCTGCTGGGGTAA
- a CDS encoding extracellular solute-binding protein, protein MGGGSGDGSGDGGGDGSGGDSGDGSGDGGGGSCSGETYEVGYGDSQTTVCSDNFPTDEKLYVYAVQSGWMNWPSVMEAFNEQYGVQLNDDDRSSGEALQDARSHAQNPTHSAFNGGYTFAIQAMNDGLTQAYKPANWDKVPDNAKTDNGHCTGTRKVTTALTYRKDIFEERGLDEPETWDDLKHPDIMQDLALQTPQAAVGLAAALSINNAYGGSLDDVQPVIDYYNTIQEGGAEFTDNFLAQFTSGEYSSFIRYDYSGLDLKYNVEDLDEEQVGVALLEGPDGNAGAYNALYGYAMLANAPNPEAVKLFMDYVLSIEGQQHFLDAYARPIRAPEMDMPDEFPPQSRYDETQFTVDQTELIEKQESIIQDITRGASI, encoded by the coding sequence ATGGGCGGCGGCAGCGGCGACGGAAGCGGAGACGGAGGCGGCGACGGAAGCGGTGGTGACTCGGGCGACGGAAGTGGAGACGGAGGCGGCGGTAGCTGTTCCGGCGAGACCTACGAGGTCGGCTACGGCGACTCCCAGACGACGGTCTGTTCGGACAACTTCCCGACCGACGAGAAGCTCTACGTGTACGCCGTGCAGTCGGGGTGGATGAACTGGCCGTCGGTGATGGAGGCCTTCAACGAGCAGTACGGCGTGCAGCTCAACGACGACGACCGGTCGTCCGGGGAGGCCCTACAGGACGCGCGGTCGCACGCGCAGAACCCGACGCACTCGGCGTTCAACGGCGGGTACACCTTCGCGATCCAGGCGATGAACGACGGGTTGACGCAGGCGTACAAGCCGGCGAACTGGGACAAGGTCCCCGACAACGCGAAGACGGACAACGGTCACTGTACCGGGACCCGAAAGGTGACGACGGCGCTCACCTACCGGAAGGACATCTTCGAGGAGCGCGGCCTCGACGAGCCCGAGACCTGGGACGATCTCAAACACCCGGACATCATGCAGGACCTCGCCCTCCAGACGCCGCAAGCCGCCGTCGGCCTGGCGGCGGCGCTGTCGATCAACAACGCCTACGGCGGGAGCCTCGACGACGTCCAGCCGGTGATCGACTACTACAACACGATCCAGGAGGGCGGCGCGGAGTTCACCGACAACTTCCTGGCGCAGTTCACGAGCGGGGAGTACTCCTCGTTCATCCGATACGACTACTCGGGACTGGACCTGAAGTACAACGTCGAGGACCTCGACGAGGAACAGGTCGGCGTCGCCCTGTTGGAGGGCCCCGACGGCAACGCCGGCGCGTACAACGCGCTGTACGGGTACGCGATGCTCGCGAACGCGCCGAACCCGGAAGCCGTCAAGCTGTTCATGGACTACGTCCTCTCGATCGAGGGCCAACAGCACTTCCTCGACGCGTACGCGCGGCCGATCCGCGCGCCCGAGATGGACATGCCCGACGAGTTCCCGCCGCAGAGCCGGTACGACGAGACGCAGTTCACCGTCGATCAGACGGAGCTCATCGAGAAGCAGGAGTCCATCATTCAGGACATCACGCGCGGGGCCAGCATCTGA
- a CDS encoding ABC transporter permease: MAADQVSTGTRAVESIRTTVGSLVSPASERQREIRRVIALCLPFSVLLLFSGVFPLTEMFRISFSESRLVTEGFTVEYYRTMVTDPYYRNIAFNTLWFAAATTVTSICVAVPVAHALEKYALPAKSVMLTVLSFPNSLPGIVAAFMIIILFGNTGILSNVFAFLSGQSRIDVAIATSVGGLFFAYIYSMIPRALLLLRGTYAEVNTDAEEAARVLGATPLQTFRYVTLPQIKPGVIGAFILVFRTGLAIFGTVLILKGLLVWTLQIDRELAQGFNIAQASAMATVWFVFVFGFTVLMLRYTSAEVSI, from the coding sequence ATGGCGGCCGATCAAGTATCGACGGGCACGCGGGCGGTGGAGTCGATTCGGACCACCGTCGGGTCGCTGGTGTCGCCCGCGTCCGAGCGACAGCGGGAGATACGGCGTGTGATCGCGCTCTGCCTCCCGTTTTCGGTGCTCCTGCTGTTCTCCGGCGTGTTCCCGCTGACGGAGATGTTCCGGATCAGTTTCTCCGAGAGCCGACTGGTGACCGAGGGGTTCACCGTCGAGTACTACCGAACGATGGTCACGGACCCCTACTACCGGAACATCGCGTTCAACACGCTCTGGTTCGCGGCGGCGACGACGGTCACGTCGATCTGCGTCGCCGTCCCCGTGGCGCACGCCCTCGAGAAGTACGCCCTCCCCGCGAAGTCGGTGATGCTGACGGTGCTCTCGTTCCCGAACAGCCTCCCCGGGATCGTGGCGGCGTTCATGATCATCATCCTGTTCGGTAACACGGGAATCCTCAGCAACGTGTTCGCCTTCCTCTCGGGCCAATCGAGGATCGACGTCGCGATCGCGACGAGCGTCGGCGGACTGTTCTTCGCGTACATCTACTCGATGATCCCGCGGGCGCTGCTGCTGCTGCGCGGGACGTACGCCGAAGTGAACACCGACGCCGAGGAGGCCGCCCGAGTGCTGGGCGCGACCCCGCTACAGACGTTCCGCTACGTCACGCTCCCGCAGATCAAGCCGGGAGTCATCGGCGCGTTCATCCTGGTGTTCAGGACGGGACTGGCCATCTTCGGGACGGTCCTGATCCTGAAGGGACTGCTCGTCTGGACGCTCCAGATCGATCGCGAATTGGCCCAGGGGTTCAACATCGCGCAGGCGTCGGCGATGGCGACCGTCTGGTTCGTCTTCGTCTTCGGGTTCACCGTGCTGATGCTGCGCTACACCTCCGCGGAGGTGAGCATCTGA
- a CDS encoding Cdc6/Cdc18 family protein — protein sequence MDLTERIERRRTRRSKNELVVDRDALNPAVHLSEPVGRETLFEALLNAVDPLFDRAVPPNTYVWGPRGSGKSAIVTALVSALDAEVTGKEPFYTATRGGSDRPDVLFVYLDARRATSRFRLYRELLDSLLVESVPERGISTDALRERIADVTDTSETVLVAVDHLGEAGTPDLADLYATFEPFDDLAWIGVGRTSPEELSLPIPEQQVHVPGYTYELVDVLTVRGSRGLSQTLDHVHAQRLAEWADGDAHDALAALFVAAANAEADGATRLRDEDIDAGTAAVPLGGVPIGTVLALSENEQLVLEQLVERALHGEVRIETAAERIAARTDLTGGTVKRLLYELAQRGVLERHEVAVGSRMTGRRPSGVGLNFSERLFTALRD from the coding sequence ATGGATCTCACAGAGCGCATCGAACGGCGGCGAACCCGGCGGAGCAAGAACGAACTCGTCGTCGACCGCGACGCGCTGAATCCCGCAGTGCACCTCTCGGAGCCGGTCGGACGAGAAACGCTCTTCGAGGCGTTGTTGAACGCGGTCGACCCCCTCTTCGATCGGGCCGTCCCACCCAACACCTACGTCTGGGGGCCGCGGGGGTCGGGGAAGTCCGCCATCGTGACGGCGCTCGTCTCGGCGCTCGACGCCGAGGTGACCGGAAAAGAGCCGTTTTACACCGCCACGCGCGGGGGGAGCGACCGCCCGGACGTGCTCTTCGTCTACCTGGACGCGCGGCGGGCGACGAGTCGGTTCCGGCTCTACCGGGAGTTACTCGACAGCCTCCTCGTCGAAAGCGTCCCCGAGCGCGGCATCAGCACCGACGCGCTCCGGGAACGGATCGCCGACGTCACCGACACGAGCGAGACGGTCCTCGTCGCCGTCGACCACCTCGGAGAAGCCGGAACGCCCGACCTGGCGGATCTGTACGCCACCTTCGAGCCGTTCGACGACCTGGCGTGGATCGGCGTGGGCCGAACGTCGCCCGAGGAGCTATCGCTCCCCATCCCGGAGCAGCAGGTCCACGTCCCGGGGTACACCTACGAGCTGGTCGACGTCCTCACCGTCCGGGGCTCGCGCGGGCTGTCGCAGACGCTCGATCACGTGCACGCCCAGCGGCTCGCCGAGTGGGCCGACGGCGACGCCCACGACGCCCTGGCGGCGCTCTTCGTGGCCGCGGCCAACGCGGAGGCGGACGGGGCGACCCGACTCCGCGACGAGGACATCGACGCCGGGACCGCGGCCGTCCCGCTCGGCGGCGTTCCGATCGGGACGGTGCTGGCCCTCTCGGAGAACGAGCAACTCGTGTTAGAGCAGTTGGTCGAGCGGGCGCTCCACGGCGAGGTCAGAATCGAGACCGCCGCCGAACGGATCGCAGCGCGGACGGACCTGACCGGCGGGACGGTCAAACGGCTCCTGTACGAACTCGCACAGCGCGGCGTGCTGGAGCGACACGAGGTGGCCGTCGGCTCGCGGATGACGGGGCGTCGGCCGAGCGGTGTCGGGCTGAATTTCTCCGAGCGGCTGTTCACGGCCCTCAGAGACTGA
- a CDS encoding helix-turn-helix transcriptional regulator, which yields MNARDDIAFLAGSEVRVDVLRALRAEAARPTELAEECSCARETAQRAVSAFVERGWAEKVSTEEGYRLTRAGELVAGGYDEFERCVVASNRFRNLLANLGTISERIDCETLSEVTYAQATTENPHAPIDRFLAVVGDEPVEQFHGITPIVSRVFNRAAGRVIRPETDVQLIVDRDVLTTSASEYPEALERAEELDGFTLYVARESLESGLMIVDGHAYLGAYDDGGNLVASADASDEEFVSWAERTFERVRERTSEWS from the coding sequence ATGAACGCGCGCGACGACATCGCGTTCCTGGCCGGATCGGAGGTCAGAGTCGATGTCCTCCGAGCGCTGCGTGCGGAGGCCGCCCGTCCGACCGAACTGGCCGAGGAGTGTTCGTGTGCCCGCGAGACGGCACAGCGAGCGGTGAGCGCGTTCGTCGAACGGGGCTGGGCGGAGAAGGTCTCCACCGAGGAGGGATATCGTCTCACGCGCGCGGGGGAGCTGGTGGCCGGCGGATACGACGAGTTCGAGCGGTGTGTGGTCGCCTCGAACCGGTTCCGGAATCTGCTGGCGAACCTCGGAACGATCTCGGAACGGATCGACTGTGAAACCCTCTCGGAGGTGACGTACGCGCAGGCGACGACCGAAAACCCGCACGCGCCGATCGACCGCTTTCTCGCGGTCGTCGGCGACGAGCCCGTCGAACAGTTCCACGGGATCACGCCGATCGTGAGCCGCGTGTTCAACCGGGCCGCCGGCCGCGTGATCCGGCCGGAGACGGACGTTCAGTTGATCGTCGACAGGGACGTCCTCACGACGTCGGCCTCCGAGTATCCGGAGGCCCTCGAACGGGCGGAAGAGCTGGACGGGTTCACGCTGTACGTCGCCCGGGAGTCGCTGGAATCCGGGTTGATGATCGTCGACGGACACGCCTACCTGGGGGCGTACGACGACGGCGGGAACCTGGTCGCGAGCGCGGACGCTTCCGACGAGGAGTTCGTGTCGTGGGCCGAGCGGACGTTCGAGCGCGTCCGCGAGCGGACCTCCGAGTGGTCCTGA
- a CDS encoding FGGY family carbohydrate kinase, whose translation MSGTSHLGALDQGTSGTRFVIFDESGTPISEAFTGHQPQTAGAGRIEYDPLRLWGCATDAIRRGLAGADLDAAELRALGISSQRQTVLLWDAESGRPCTSALSWRDRRTTAQIQALDDEERRLIRDRTGLEPDAYFAAPKIKWLLDEGGDGAQKAGRGEQEAGRSGERAGPNGQKSGRSERRADRDRGADADEGAAGHDDGRRDADLRERAARGEVLLGTVDSWLCYNLTGRHVTDVTNAAQTMLFDIRGREWDDDLLALFDVPRPALPTVRPSSDPEGFGVTDPDGVLNAAVPVTGVMGDQQAALLGRVACTESNAKVTYGTGNFFLQNTGTEPVEADGELLTTIWFQRAGEDPYYGLEGPVFATGAVLEWLRTVGLLEDAAELDQPGCTEREEAVHFVPAFGGLGAPDWVPGARGGVFGLHRDTDRDDVLRAAVEAIGFGTRAVVEAAEAATGVAQDRLLVDGGAIQNDEFAQCQADLIDRPLVRSNVTQTTALGACFAAGLAAGVWGSLDDLEPCRPNGRTFSPTGDSAAVTDAYRRWRDVVETVARMS comes from the coding sequence ATGAGCGGAACGTCTCACCTCGGGGCCCTCGATCAGGGGACCAGCGGGACCCGGTTCGTCATCTTCGACGAGAGCGGGACCCCGATCTCCGAAGCGTTCACGGGCCATCAACCGCAGACGGCCGGCGCCGGCAGGATCGAATACGACCCGCTGCGGCTGTGGGGGTGTGCGACGGACGCGATCCGCCGCGGACTCGCCGGGGCCGACCTCGACGCCGCGGAGTTGCGCGCGCTCGGTATCTCGAGTCAGCGACAGACCGTCCTCCTGTGGGACGCCGAGTCGGGACGGCCCTGCACCAGCGCGCTGAGTTGGCGGGACCGCCGGACGACGGCGCAGATCCAGGCGCTCGACGACGAGGAACGGCGGCTGATCCGCGACCGCACGGGGTTGGAACCGGACGCGTACTTCGCCGCGCCGAAGATCAAGTGGCTCCTCGACGAGGGCGGCGATGGAGCGCAGAAAGCCGGTCGGGGCGAACAGGAAGCCGGACGGAGCGGGGAGAGAGCAGGTCCGAACGGACAGAAATCCGGACGAAGCGAGAGGAGAGCCGATCGAGACCGGGGAGCCGACGCGGACGAAGGCGCAGCAGGACACGACGACGGCCGCCGGGACGCCGACCTGCGAGAACGGGCAGCGCGCGGGGAGGTCCTGCTCGGCACCGTCGACTCGTGGCTGTGCTACAACCTCACCGGGAGACACGTGACGGACGTCACGAACGCCGCACAGACGATGCTCTTCGACATCCGCGGACGCGAGTGGGACGACGACCTCCTCGCGCTGTTCGACGTTCCCAGACCGGCGCTTCCGACGGTTCGACCCTCCAGCGACCCCGAGGGGTTCGGCGTGACCGATCCCGACGGCGTCCTCAACGCCGCAGTGCCGGTGACGGGCGTGATGGGCGATCAGCAGGCCGCGCTGCTCGGACGGGTCGCTTGCACGGAGAGCAACGCGAAGGTCACCTACGGGACGGGGAACTTCTTTCTGCAGAACACCGGCACCGAACCCGTCGAGGCCGACGGGGAGTTGCTGACGACGATCTGGTTCCAGCGGGCGGGGGAGGATCCGTACTACGGCCTCGAAGGGCCGGTGTTCGCGACGGGCGCGGTCCTGGAGTGGCTACGGACGGTCGGACTACTCGAAGACGCCGCCGAACTGGATCAGCCCGGGTGTACGGAGCGCGAGGAGGCCGTCCACTTCGTGCCGGCGTTCGGCGGCCTCGGCGCGCCGGACTGGGTCCCGGGCGCCAGGGGCGGCGTGTTCGGATTGCACAGAGACACCGACCGCGACGACGTGTTGCGGGCGGCCGTCGAGGCGATCGGGTTCGGGACGCGCGCGGTGGTCGAGGCTGCCGAGGCGGCGACGGGCGTCGCTCAGGACCGCCTCCTCGTCGACGGCGGGGCGATCCAGAACGACGAGTTCGCCCAGTGTCAGGCCGATCTGATCGACCGACCGCTGGTCAGATCGAACGTGACGCAGACGACCGCGCTCGGTGCGTGCTTCGCCGCGGGGCTAGCGGCGGGCGTCTGGGGGTCGCTCGACGACCTCGAACCCTGCCGACCGAACGGACGGACGTTCTCGCCGACCGGCGATTCGGCGGCCGTCACCGACGCGTACCGGCGTTGGCGAGACGTCGTCGAGACGGTGGCGCGGATGAGCTAG